A single window of Lytechinus variegatus isolate NC3 chromosome 8, Lvar_3.0, whole genome shotgun sequence DNA harbors:
- the LOC121419731 gene encoding uncharacterized protein LOC121419731 produces the protein MSRQALIMANILGVRNIYSDDKLTCVHVLNVITKSVKSQIQNKEQRQDLCKRLHDKGFRTFSTKLAQVDYPFDSENKSINEEINKAIKEDVANELSRILEVCVELSKEGTSFLKQVLDKWIYTLRSRPLNLEKRILLSDRLLRELYVDFSLEVMIGFESIKTLNATKINTKPTQSSTSVSSPDTSVIPDVMQFVNF, from the exons ATGTCTCGACAAGCCCTAATCATGGCCAACATTTTGGGGGTTAGGAACATCTATTCGGACGACAAACTGACTTGCGTGCATGTCCTCAACGTTATTACAAAATCCGTGAAAAGCCAAATCCAGAATAAGGAGCAACGTCAAGATTTATGCAAACGCCTCCATGATAAAGGATTCAGGACCTTTTCGACCAAACTAGCCCAAGTCGATT ACCCTTTTGACTCTGAAAACAAGAGCATCAATGAGGAAATTAACAAAGCAATAAAGGAAGATGTTGCCAATGAGTTATCTCGGATCCTAGAAGTTTGTGTCGAACTCTCTAAAGAAGGAACATCATTTCTCAAGCAAGTCCTGGATAAGTGGATTTACACACTAAGGAGTCGGCCATTAAATCTAGAAAAACGCATTCTTCTTAGTGATCGACTTCTGAGAGAGTTGTATGTTGATTTCTCACTTGAAGTCATGATAG GTTTCGAATCTATCAAGACCCTAAACGCTACAAAGATCAACACGAAACCTACGCAATCTTCTACTTCTGTTTCTAGTCCAGACACTTCAGTAATCCCGGATGTAATGCAGTTCGTAAATTTCTAA
- the LOC121419818 gene encoding uncharacterized protein LOC121419818, which translates to MRECEEEIKQACYTERAEDALPSDSISDSEIKSITKYLDREEITNLEGQDCFSAIKTWMEKERDRHANYRERLREKLKLIGKEALVPLENKGDLYHVQLADIAFRLLMTDVYPLARALGISEDKLRSYRRLYLTPSNMSRGTVGVLIKKIKTGRKMCNILKPGFPEISHLLKYAYELSYADLCHVSYGEGSKEANRNKIGQNLGINREITDIMDMLRYWRSLVKCPTYNWRTALAEAVYPVV; encoded by the exons ATGCGTGAGTGCGAGGAAGAAATTAAACAGGCATGTTATACTGAGCGTGCTGAAG ATGCCCTTCCTTCTGACAGTATTAGTGATAGCGAAATAAAAAGTATCACGAAGTATCTTGATCGAGAAGAAATTACAAATCTTGAAGGACAAGACTGTTTCTCTGCAATAAAAACTTGGATGGAGAAGGAACGAGATCGACATGCAAACTACAGAGAAAGACTTCGAGAAAAGTTGAAACTAATCGGAAAGGAAG CCCTCGTTCCATTGGAAAACAAGGGAGATTTGTATCACGTTCAACTGGCCGATATAGCATTTCGTCTCTTGATGACAGATGTGTATCCACTGGCTAGGGCCCTCGGCATATCCGAAGATAAACTAAGATCATATAGAAGACTATATCTGACTCCTTCTAACATGTCCAGAGGAACAGTGGGAGTCTtgataaaaaagataaagacGGGCAGAAAAATGTGTAATATTCTCAAACCAGGCTTCCCAGAAATTAGTCATCTGCTGAAGTACG CATATGAATTATCATACGCTGACTTGTGTCACGTCAGCTATGGAGAAGGTTCCAAAGAGGCGAACCGCAACAAAATTGGTCAGAATCTTGGAATAAACAGAGAAATAACAGACATCATGGACATGCTGAGGTATTGGAGGTCTTTGGTGAAATGCCCGACATACAATTGGAGGACAGCACTGGCTGAGGCAGTTTATCCAGTTGTATAG